In one window of Ruminococcus hominis DNA:
- the srtB gene encoding class B sortase, which yields MKKIAKFIVKGIDHMVNLIALLLVLMTMFLSCYMLWDSNQVYQAADAKNYEAYIPTEKHTKSFEELQKINPDVIGWIRVNDTNINYPLLQTDNDDTYMNTDAEGKYSLSGAIFLHCGNKPDFSDFNNIIYGHHMEKEKMFGDIGNFTDETYFDEHPYGNLFFDGKDHGIEFYALMQVDAYNETIFNVCPDTSEAKQAYLLEIIDNALYKRELNITEDDHLVLLTTCTSDMTNGRNVLVGRLTDQVYPEKEKAKNLGTGIDQLKDMITNVPVIIWMIVIIIVLLLLNRQIGKKGRKKHEKD from the coding sequence ATGAAAAAAATAGCAAAGTTCATAGTGAAGGGAATCGATCATATGGTAAATCTGATAGCATTGTTGCTGGTTCTTATGACAATGTTCCTGTCATGCTATATGTTATGGGATTCAAACCAGGTTTATCAGGCGGCAGATGCGAAAAACTATGAAGCCTATATTCCAACAGAAAAACATACAAAATCATTTGAAGAATTACAGAAAATTAATCCGGATGTGATTGGCTGGATCCGGGTGAACGATACTAATATCAATTATCCGCTGTTACAGACAGATAATGATGATACTTATATGAATACAGATGCAGAAGGAAAATATTCTTTAAGTGGAGCTATCTTTTTACATTGTGGTAATAAGCCAGACTTTTCAGATTTTAACAATATTATTTATGGTCACCACATGGAAAAGGAAAAGATGTTCGGTGATATTGGTAATTTTACGGATGAGACATATTTTGATGAGCATCCGTATGGAAATCTTTTCTTTGACGGAAAAGATCATGGAATCGAATTCTATGCATTGATGCAGGTAGATGCCTATAATGAAACGATTTTCAATGTGTGCCCAGACACATCAGAGGCAAAGCAAGCGTATCTGCTGGAAATAATAGACAATGCTTTATATAAACGAGAGTTGAACATTACTGAAGATGATCATCTGGTTTTGTTGACCACATGTACATCTGATATGACAAATGGAAGAAATGTATTAGTGGGAAGGCTGACAGACCAGGTTTATCCGGAAAAAGAAAAAGCAAAGAATCTTGGCACGGGAATTGATCAATTAAAAGATATGATTACGAATGTTCCGGTTATCATTTGGATGATTGTGATTATTATAGTCTTACTACTGCTGAATAGACAAATAGGAAAGAAGGGAAGGAAAAAACATGAAAAGGATTGA